Part of the Maridesulfovibrio sp. genome, GAAAGGACCGTACGACCCGGAAGATATGGCGAGAATGAAGTTTTTGATCAGGCGGAAATTTATTTTAGATATGAGTTTTCCGAATATTTAACCTTGGATAATATCAATACATATTGGATGAATGAGTCTGATGGTAATAGTGGAGGAAGGAAGCACAAGGCAAAAGGTGTTTTTTCTCAGGCCATCGTAAACTGGAAATTTGAAGAAGATTGGACCGCATTTTGTGGCTTAAGCGTCAATCTCTCGCTCAACGAAATCAGTGACTCAAATGATGAAAGATTTAAAAGCTGGGTCGGTTTTTCTTATTCATTTCCGACCGAGATAAATTAAGGGAGCGGGCATATGCAGGAAAGCTCGGATATAGCGTATTATTTCGATGTCCTAAAACGCAGGAAATATCAGTTCCTTATACCTGCGGGAGCTGTTTTTTCTTTGATTTTCGTATTGGCCTTTATTTTGTCACCAGTCTACAAATCTACGGCAACCATCCTTATCGAGGATCAGGACATTCCTCAAGATCTGGTCCAGACCACGGTTACCGGATTTGTTGAAGAAAGACTGCAGGCAATATCACAGGTCGTTCTCAGTCACGGTAACCTATTGAATATTATTAAGGAATTTGAACTGTATCCTGATCTGGTCGGCAAATATACCACTGAAGAAATTATCGCTAAAATGCGTGAGGATATCCAGCTTGAACCTATTACAGCTGAAGTGACCAACCAGTATTCCGGTCGTCCCGGTACGGCTACAGTTGCATTTACCCTTTCCTATGAAGGACGCAGTCCACAGAAAGTTGCTCAGGTAGCCAATGTTCTCACTTCTCTTTATCTGAAAGAAAACTTGAAGGAGAGAGAGAAAAAAGCCACGTCGACTTTTGAGTTCCTTGAGTTGCAGCTTGCCGAATTACGTTCCGAGATTCTGGAGCTGGAATCAAACATTGCCCTCTTTAAGGAGGAGCATGTAAATGAGTTACCGGAACTGCTGATTCATAACATGAACTCCATGGAACGCCTTCAGCGGGAGCTTGATAAGGTTCAGGAACAGATCGTTTCCTTGAAGAACCGTAAGGTTTATCTCGAAGGACAGCGGGCCAGTATTGATCCTAACCTGCGTATTGTCGCTAATGACGGAACCCGTTTTCCTACTGCCCGTGAAGACCTCGAAAAACTTAGGCGCGAGTACCTTTCATTGCAGTCGCGTTATTCTTCGCGGCATCCTGACGTGCTGGCTATGAAAAGGCAGATTGAATCCCTTGAAAGGGAGGTCGATGCTGCTGACAACCTTGATTTAATAAACCGGGAAATTAAGAATAAGGAGCAGGAGCTTATGGTCCTGCGCAAGAAATATTCGGATAAGCATCCTGAGGTGATCATGCTGCGCAAGCAGATTGATTCTCTTAATGAAAGCCTTGAAGAGGCAGCACTGCAGGATTCAATGTTCGATTCTGCTCCGGATGTCCCGGATAATCCAGGGTATATTCAGATTGAGACTCAGATTGCTTCTACTGAACTTGAAATTGTCGAGGCGGAAAGAAACTATGCTGAGCTTGCCAAGAAATATGCTGCCTACCAGCTCAGGGTAGTTAATACCCCACAGGTAGAGCAGGAGTATAAGGTACTGCTGCGAGATTATGAAAACGCCCAGCTTAAGTATCAGGATATCAATAACAGGCTGCTGTCTGCCCGTGAGGCAAAAGGTTTGGAACAGAGTCAGCTTGCTGAACGGTTCACCCTTATTGATCCTCCGATTGTGCCTGAAAAACCGATCCGTCCTAACAGGCTTGCGTTGATTCTTGTTGGCTTTGTACTTTCTCTCGGTGTGGGAGCCAGTACCGGCACTATTTTGGAGTTCATGGACCGCTCTATCCGCAGGCCGGAAGAGTTGTCGGCTATTGTGAAGTTCCCGGTGCTTGCCATTGTTCCATATTGGGAGACAGAGTTAGAGGCCCGGGCTTTGGTGCGCAAAAAGTGGATTATGACGATAGTGTTCTTTTCTACTGCGGCAGTGAGCGTAGTTGCAGTTCATATCTTCTTTATGCCGATTGACGTTATTGCAGTTAAACTTGTTCGCAAAATAGTGTTGAATTTTTAATGGACAGGGAGTCTACATGAGTAAGCTGCTCAAGGCTGTTGAAAAAGCCAAACGAAATCGCATATTGCAGGAAGAGCAGGTCTCTAGCGAAAATATGTCAACAGCCGTTAAAAGTACTGCTGTTGAAACACCTCTCCCTGTGCCTGAAGCCAAAAAGGGAGCTGAATCCAGATCCTCAGAGGAAATGGAGCAAAGATGTAATCTTCCTAAAAGCTTCTATGATGATATAGTTCTTGATGAGATGGAGCTTGCGAAGAACAGGATTCTTACCAAGCATAGCAGCTCTTCTTTTACTGATATATATAACCTGTTGCGTACCCAGATTTTTCATCGCACTAAGAGGAAAAAGCATAATGTGTTAATGGTTACCAGTGCCATGCCCGGTGAAGGCAAGACCATTACTTCCATTAATTTGGCGATAAGTATTGCCCGTGAAGTTGACCAGTTCGCTTTGCTGGTTGATACGGACATGCGTAAGCCAAGCATCCATAAATACTTGGGAATAGAAGTTGAAAAGGGACTGACGGATCATCTTCTCCATGATATTCCTGTACCTGAACTTTTAATAAAACCGGGGATTAATAAGCTTTCCTTTCTTCCTGCAGGGGAACCGATTAAAGGCTCCACCGAAATACTTGGTTCTCCCAAGCTTCAGGATTTGATTACGGAAATGAAAGATCGGTATCCTGACCGTTATGTTGTATTCGATTGTCCTGATTTGCTGCATGCGCCTGATGCATTGGTTTTTTCCAGCTATGTGGACGGAATCATTTTTGTTGTGGAAGCAGGCAAAACTTCGCGTGAATATGTGCAGAAAGCGCTCAATCTCCTTGAAGGCCGGAATATTGTGGGTATAGTCCTCAATAAGAGCGATAAGGAAAGCCTGAATGTTATCAGCTGAGGTGGTGGTTAAATGTATTTAGAATTCTACGGCTTGAACGAAAAGCCATTCAACATTCTGCCCGACCCGGAATTTTTCTATTTGAGCCAATGGCATCAGCAGGCTCTTACCCATATAGAATACGGATTGATGAACGGGGACAGCCTGATTTTGCTTACCGGTGATGCCGGAACAGGCAAGACTTCCATTATTTATAAGTTGGTGGTGGAGCACAGTGAGGAAACCATTGTAGGGGTAATTTTCAATAGTGCAGTCAGCGGTGACTATATTGTAGAGATGATCCTTACAGAACTAGAAGGAAAGCTGCCTGAAAATCCCACCCCGGCTTCATGTCTTGATGCTTTGCAACAGCACCTGCTCGATATTTATACCAACAGTGATAAGCGGGTTTTGCTTATTCTTGATGAGGCTCAGAATCTGAGTGACGAAGCTCTTGAGCAGGTTCGGATGATTTCAAATCTGCAGGCCGGAAAAGATAACTTGATTTCCATTCTTATGGTCGGCCAGACCGGTTTCCGTGATCGGCTGCGCAAGGCACGCTACAGCCAGATTGTGCAGCGTATTGTAATCAGTGCTCATCTTTCCCGTCTGCGTAAGCAGGAAGTTAAGGAATATATTTACTACCGTTTGCGGCAGGGCGGAGCTGATGATCCGTTTATGGTTTTTACAGAAAACGCAGTGGCAAAGATATATGAGTATTCCTACGGTATTCCTCGTAATATCAACGTCCTTTGTGAAGGTTCACTTGTTTTCGGATTTGCAGATGACATTAAGCCTGTCAGTGCAGATGTTGTGGAGACGTTTGCCCAGGAACGTATTAGCGACGGTCTGCTTCCCATGCCTGAATCTACAATTCCCTGCGACAAAGAGGACGTGGCCCGCTATATTGATGATTTGGAAAAAAGGGTTGCCAGTCTTGAGTCTTCGATGGGCATTGTAAAACGTACTTTGGTCAAGATAATTAAGAAATTGAAGATTTTTAGCTTAAAATAAATCTAGGGGGCGTAATGCGGCATAAGCCGGTTGTTGCGGTATTGGTGATGATTTCGGTTTTATGGGGGTTGCCGTTTTCCGCATCTGCTGCTGATTTATCTGTATTCAAGGAGCGTCCCAGACTTTATTTCAATAAGGCCCGCTTAAAGCAATTGCGTTCTTTTAAAGATGAAAAGCCTTATTCTGAGTTTTTGCGCATCATTCGTAAGCGGGCCAAGGCAATGGTGGGCAATAGAGTTCCGAACAATCTGCTTCGCTACAATAGTGAAACTGTACGCCGCCCTGCTGACGGGCTGGTGGATAGCGCTTTCTATTACTTGATTACCGGTGATTCTAGTTCTTTTATTGCTGTTCAGAATTTGTTGCGGACTTTTTGTTCCGCACAGGTCTGGGGTAATAATGAAGATATTGGAGCCGCACACGGTCTTTTTGCCCTTTCTCTCGCATATGACTGGTTTTACGATGAATTATCCTCGGCTATGCGGTTGATGGTCAAGGATTCGATCATCGAACATGCAGAGATATTGAATGAGATCCTTCGCTCTAAACGTTTGTGGTGGGCTCAGTCCCGTGGCCTGCTTCAGAACCATAACTATGTAAATGCCGGTGCCTTGGCTGTTGCCGGGATTGCATTATACGGCGATGATCGGCGGGCATTGGACTGGCTGAAAACAGCTGAAGATAATTTCAATCTGGTTCTGCCCCTGCTTTCACCTGACGGAGCTTCTCACGAAGGGGTCGGCTACTGGAGTTACGGAACTCTCTGGCTGCTTAACTATTATATGGCTATGGCCCCAGCGCAGGGACTGGAGATGGTTCGTGATAGCGGTTTTTTGCGCAATACGGCCAAGTTCAGACTTTACGCCTCTTTGCCCGGATTCAGATACAATGTTGATTTTGCTGATTCTCCCATGGTTGATTTCTACGGCCCGGGAGCAATCCTGCGTTGTCTTGCCCAGATTTTTAAAGACAGGCATGCCCAGTGGCTGGCAGCTGAGATTGAGCGTAAAAGGCTCATGAGCACCGTGCTATGGCAGGATTATATCTGGTACGATAAGCAGATAGAGCCACAGGAACCGCAGAATCTTCCGCTTGATGCATGGTTTGAAAATCTCGGAATTCTGCTGACCCGTTCCTCGTGGGAAGATGATGCTTCACTTGTCTTTTTCAAGTGCGGTCCACCACAGGGATTTCATGCTTTGTCCAAGGGCATTTTCCCCGGTTCGCATATCCATCCTGATGCAGGGCATTTCGGGATGTGGCTTGGTAAGCGTTCGTTGGTTAATGATGACGGTTTCTTGCTTAAGAAGCTTTCTATTAATCATAACATTCCGGTTTTTGATAAGATCGGACAACTTGGTGAAGGTACGGCTGTTTTTCAGCTTTATGACTATAAGAAAGGTAAAGGTTCCACTCCTAAGCCCCGCTTTGTGAGCGGAGATGGGTACCAAGGTGTTGAAGTTGAGCTGGCAGGATACTATCCTGCTTCTGTGCGTCCGAAATCTTGGAAGCGGGCAATTGTGGTCATCAACGGTGAAGATATTTTTGTGCGTGACCGGATAATTCCGGCAGGTAATACCAGTATCCTTTACCCAATGCATGTATACCGTAAGGGCCGTTTGGTCAGCGATGCCGGAGTTGGTAAAGTCTGCTTAGAGCTGGATAGCGGTTACAGTCTCAATTTCTATGGTCAGGATTTCAGTACTTCGTTTAGAAAATACACAGGACTCTTGTGGTTTATGGGTAAGAAGATTCCCCGTTCAGGTATGCTTTTTCAGGCGGAGCGCAAGACCTCAGACCCTTCTGTCATGTATACGGCAGTGGGGCGTACTCCTGATGGATGCTCCGATCCGTCACTGTTCGACAGTTCTGTTGGCGGAGATAATGTTAAAGTCGAGTCCCGCAGCGGAAGATATAGAATTGATTTTTCAACGCTCAAGGTGAGCAGATTATGATTCATGCATTTATTCTTTATGATAGCCGCTCCGGTTCGACTTTGCTTTCCTCGCTGCTGAATCAGTATGCCGGGGTTGTGGTTGGGCAGGAAAGTCATTTTATCTCACTAGTTCTTGAAAATTATCGGGATGAAAAATTACTGACTGTTGACGGGGTGCTGGAGCTTCTTTATTCCGAACCTCGTTTTGTGGAATGGAATGTTGACCGTGAACAATTGCGTAGTCGATTGACTGGGTTGGGGGATTTGAGCTACCGCGCCGTGTTTGATGCTGTTTTCAAAGAGTATCTTGAGGTTCGCGGGG contains:
- a CDS encoding lipopolysaccharide biosynthesis protein, which produces MQESSDIAYYFDVLKRRKYQFLIPAGAVFSLIFVLAFILSPVYKSTATILIEDQDIPQDLVQTTVTGFVEERLQAISQVVLSHGNLLNIIKEFELYPDLVGKYTTEEIIAKMREDIQLEPITAEVTNQYSGRPGTATVAFTLSYEGRSPQKVAQVANVLTSLYLKENLKEREKKATSTFEFLELQLAELRSEILELESNIALFKEEHVNELPELLIHNMNSMERLQRELDKVQEQIVSLKNRKVYLEGQRASIDPNLRIVANDGTRFPTAREDLEKLRREYLSLQSRYSSRHPDVLAMKRQIESLEREVDAADNLDLINREIKNKEQELMVLRKKYSDKHPEVIMLRKQIDSLNESLEEAALQDSMFDSAPDVPDNPGYIQIETQIASTELEIVEAERNYAELAKKYAAYQLRVVNTPQVEQEYKVLLRDYENAQLKYQDINNRLLSAREAKGLEQSQLAERFTLIDPPIVPEKPIRPNRLALILVGFVLSLGVGASTGTILEFMDRSIRRPEELSAIVKFPVLAIVPYWETELEARALVRKKWIMTIVFFSTAAVSVVAVHIFFMPIDVIAVKLVRKIVLNF
- a CDS encoding polysaccharide biosynthesis tyrosine autokinase → MSKLLKAVEKAKRNRILQEEQVSSENMSTAVKSTAVETPLPVPEAKKGAESRSSEEMEQRCNLPKSFYDDIVLDEMELAKNRILTKHSSSSFTDIYNLLRTQIFHRTKRKKHNVLMVTSAMPGEGKTITSINLAISIAREVDQFALLVDTDMRKPSIHKYLGIEVEKGLTDHLLHDIPVPELLIKPGINKLSFLPAGEPIKGSTEILGSPKLQDLITEMKDRYPDRYVVFDCPDLLHAPDALVFSSYVDGIIFVVEAGKTSREYVQKALNLLEGRNIVGIVLNKSDKESLNVIS
- a CDS encoding AAA family ATPase; protein product: MYLEFYGLNEKPFNILPDPEFFYLSQWHQQALTHIEYGLMNGDSLILLTGDAGTGKTSIIYKLVVEHSEETIVGVIFNSAVSGDYIVEMILTELEGKLPENPTPASCLDALQQHLLDIYTNSDKRVLLILDEAQNLSDEALEQVRMISNLQAGKDNLISILMVGQTGFRDRLRKARYSQIVQRIVISAHLSRLRKQEVKEYIYYRLRQGGADDPFMVFTENAVAKIYEYSYGIPRNINVLCEGSLVFGFADDIKPVSADVVETFAQERISDGLLPMPESTIPCDKEDVARYIDDLEKRVASLESSMGIVKRTLVKIIKKLKIFSLK